One part of the Lepeophtheirus salmonis chromosome 14, UVic_Lsal_1.4, whole genome shotgun sequence genome encodes these proteins:
- the LOC121129348 gene encoding uncharacterized protein isoform X1 — protein METLGAAATQLGAYMQQNRLDKRHQAFQSGDEDPVSETEMSRDGDSPDTLSRVPPSDVDPDTLDKLRRQEREEREEIEKELRAQDNNVNKGGVPPLPLGLEGLEAFRRQYLASPLSNLTRMPPGFPGLIPPPPPIPQTPPERVLQETSYKSSSANTPNSSQHSTPSSEFSSQQNWSFEEQFKQLYELNDDPKRKEFLDDLFSFMQKRGTPINRLPIMAKQVLDLYELYNLVCARGGLVEVINKKQWQEIIKGLNLPSSITSAAFTLRTQYTKYIYPYECENKKLSHPNELQCAIEGNRREGRRSGYESYNMFSPHHNNRSPSMPLPPTSLGPHLSASMRPNFNGSMFPGSLGGKSSPPSGGSPLNALEMTRLALFKMYNQAGAAGLPGHAGLSHPAMPPFIPEQISAPPHNSNSGIGGGGHDHVSRRKSADESRRSPLRVAAPRDEDEDQHNHHSSSSHHPQLHRSHSSRMDEDRTTAAEDSRVSPPPVKRERTEASVDTRQSPPVGGGSGSVGGANIKIANRGDNSDSSLVVSLEINSVMYQGVLFAQPKSSNDNSERKESQISE, from the exons ATGGAGACCCTAGGGGCTGCAGCGACGCAATTAGGGGCTTATATGCAGCAAAATCGATTGGACAAAAGGCATCAAG CATTTCAGTCCGGAGATGAGGATCCAGTGAGTGAAACGGAAATGTCCCGTGATGGCGATTCTCCAGACACCCTATCCCGAGTTCCGCCTTCAGATGTAGATCCAGACACTCTTGATAAACTTCGAAGACAG GAACGTGAAGAGCGAGAAGAGATTGAGAAGGAGCTCCGAGCTCAAGACAATAACGTTAATAAAGGAGGAGTTCCTCCTCTCCCTCTGGGTCTAGAGGGGCTTGAGGCGTTTCGTCGACAATATTTAGCATCTCCACTCTCAAATTTAACTCGAATGCCTCCTGGCTTCCCAGGCCTCATTCCTCCACCTCCTCCCATTCCGCAAACACCTCCAGAGAGAGTTCTGCAAGAGACCTCTTATAAATCCTCTTCTGCAAATACTCCAAATTCATCTCAACATTCTACACCCTCCTCCGAGTTTTCCTCACAGCAAAATTGGAGTTTTGAAGAGCAGTTTAAACAG cTTTACGAATTGAATGACGATCCTAAACGAAAGGAATTCCTGGACGATCTCTTTTCTTTTATGCAAAAACGAG GAACGCCGATTAACCGATTACCCATCATGGCGAAGCAAGTATTGGATTTGTACGAATTATATAATCTAGTCTGTGCCCGTGGAGGTCTCGTTGAAGtgataaataaaaagcaatGGCAAGAAATCATTAAAGGACTTAATCTTCCATCATCCATCACCTCTGCAGCGTTTACTCTTAGAACACA ATACACCAAGTACATTTATCCTTatgaatgtgaaaataaaaaattaagtcatcCCAATGAATTACAATGTGCCATTGAAGGGAATCGTCGGGAGGGTCGTCGCTCTGGATATGAAAGTTACAACATGTTTTCTCCTCATCACAATAATCGATCTCCTTCCATGCCTCTTCCCCCTACGTCTCTTGGTCCGCATTTATCAGCTTCCATGCGGCCAAATTTTAATGGGAGCATGTTTCCTGGAAGTTTAg GTGGAAAGTCAAGCCCTCCAAGTGGAGGCTCTCCTCTCAACGCTTTGGAAATGACTCGACTCGCtctttttaaaatgtacaaCCAAGCAGGAGCCGCAGGTCTTCCTGGCCACGCCGGCCTTTCTCATCCCGCCATGCCTCCCTTCATTCCCGAACAGATCTCAGCTCCACCTCATAATAGTAATAGCGGCATCGGCGGTGGTGGACATGATCATGTTTCTCGACGTAAAAGCGCTGATGAATCACGGAGAAGTCCTCTACGTGTTGCCGCCCCTCGCGATGAAGATGAGGACCAACACAATCATCACTCCTCTTCCTCACATCATCCTCAACTACATCGTTCACATAGCAGTCGTATGGATGAAGACAGAACTACAGCAGCTGAAGACTCTCGTGTTTCTCCACCTCCAGTCAAGAGAGAACGAACAGAGGCATCGGTTGACACAAGGCAAAGTCCACCTGTTGGTGGTGGCAGTGGCTCTGTGGGTGGTGCGAACATTAAAATAGCGAATCGCG GAGATAATAGTGACTCTTCATTGGTAGTATCCTTAGAAATTAACTCCGTTATGTACCAAGGTGTTCTCTTTGCTCAACCCAAGTCCAGCAACGATAATTCAGAGCGGAAAGAGAGCCAAATCTCAGAGTGa
- the LOC121129348 gene encoding uncharacterized protein isoform X2, whose product METLGAAATQLGAYMQQNRLDKRHQSGDEDPVSETEMSRDGDSPDTLSRVPPSDVDPDTLDKLRRQEREEREEIEKELRAQDNNVNKGGVPPLPLGLEGLEAFRRQYLASPLSNLTRMPPGFPGLIPPPPPIPQTPPERVLQETSYKSSSANTPNSSQHSTPSSEFSSQQNWSFEEQFKQLYELNDDPKRKEFLDDLFSFMQKRGTPINRLPIMAKQVLDLYELYNLVCARGGLVEVINKKQWQEIIKGLNLPSSITSAAFTLRTQYTKYIYPYECENKKLSHPNELQCAIEGNRREGRRSGYESYNMFSPHHNNRSPSMPLPPTSLGPHLSASMRPNFNGSMFPGSLGGKSSPPSGGSPLNALEMTRLALFKMYNQAGAAGLPGHAGLSHPAMPPFIPEQISAPPHNSNSGIGGGGHDHVSRRKSADESRRSPLRVAAPRDEDEDQHNHHSSSSHHPQLHRSHSSRMDEDRTTAAEDSRVSPPPVKRERTEASVDTRQSPPVGGGSGSVGGANIKIANRGDNSDSSLVVSLEINSVMYQGVLFAQPKSSNDNSERKESQISE is encoded by the exons ATGGAGACCCTAGGGGCTGCAGCGACGCAATTAGGGGCTTATATGCAGCAAAATCGATTGGACAAAAGGCATCAA TCCGGAGATGAGGATCCAGTGAGTGAAACGGAAATGTCCCGTGATGGCGATTCTCCAGACACCCTATCCCGAGTTCCGCCTTCAGATGTAGATCCAGACACTCTTGATAAACTTCGAAGACAG GAACGTGAAGAGCGAGAAGAGATTGAGAAGGAGCTCCGAGCTCAAGACAATAACGTTAATAAAGGAGGAGTTCCTCCTCTCCCTCTGGGTCTAGAGGGGCTTGAGGCGTTTCGTCGACAATATTTAGCATCTCCACTCTCAAATTTAACTCGAATGCCTCCTGGCTTCCCAGGCCTCATTCCTCCACCTCCTCCCATTCCGCAAACACCTCCAGAGAGAGTTCTGCAAGAGACCTCTTATAAATCCTCTTCTGCAAATACTCCAAATTCATCTCAACATTCTACACCCTCCTCCGAGTTTTCCTCACAGCAAAATTGGAGTTTTGAAGAGCAGTTTAAACAG cTTTACGAATTGAATGACGATCCTAAACGAAAGGAATTCCTGGACGATCTCTTTTCTTTTATGCAAAAACGAG GAACGCCGATTAACCGATTACCCATCATGGCGAAGCAAGTATTGGATTTGTACGAATTATATAATCTAGTCTGTGCCCGTGGAGGTCTCGTTGAAGtgataaataaaaagcaatGGCAAGAAATCATTAAAGGACTTAATCTTCCATCATCCATCACCTCTGCAGCGTTTACTCTTAGAACACA ATACACCAAGTACATTTATCCTTatgaatgtgaaaataaaaaattaagtcatcCCAATGAATTACAATGTGCCATTGAAGGGAATCGTCGGGAGGGTCGTCGCTCTGGATATGAAAGTTACAACATGTTTTCTCCTCATCACAATAATCGATCTCCTTCCATGCCTCTTCCCCCTACGTCTCTTGGTCCGCATTTATCAGCTTCCATGCGGCCAAATTTTAATGGGAGCATGTTTCCTGGAAGTTTAg GTGGAAAGTCAAGCCCTCCAAGTGGAGGCTCTCCTCTCAACGCTTTGGAAATGACTCGACTCGCtctttttaaaatgtacaaCCAAGCAGGAGCCGCAGGTCTTCCTGGCCACGCCGGCCTTTCTCATCCCGCCATGCCTCCCTTCATTCCCGAACAGATCTCAGCTCCACCTCATAATAGTAATAGCGGCATCGGCGGTGGTGGACATGATCATGTTTCTCGACGTAAAAGCGCTGATGAATCACGGAGAAGTCCTCTACGTGTTGCCGCCCCTCGCGATGAAGATGAGGACCAACACAATCATCACTCCTCTTCCTCACATCATCCTCAACTACATCGTTCACATAGCAGTCGTATGGATGAAGACAGAACTACAGCAGCTGAAGACTCTCGTGTTTCTCCACCTCCAGTCAAGAGAGAACGAACAGAGGCATCGGTTGACACAAGGCAAAGTCCACCTGTTGGTGGTGGCAGTGGCTCTGTGGGTGGTGCGAACATTAAAATAGCGAATCGCG GAGATAATAGTGACTCTTCATTGGTAGTATCCTTAGAAATTAACTCCGTTATGTACCAAGGTGTTCTCTTTGCTCAACCCAAGTCCAGCAACGATAATTCAGAGCGGAAAGAGAGCCAAATCTCAGAGTGa